Proteins encoded together in one Onychomys torridus chromosome 1, mOncTor1.1, whole genome shotgun sequence window:
- the Palb2 gene encoding partner and localizer of BRCA2 has product MEEPPGKPLSCAEKEKLKEKLAFLKKEYSKTLARLKRAKRAEKVKNSEKAVEDCVPHQETSPQLSRSEPINEGFPCDTLQINHLDEETGENITVILGVEPQSFNHKNGQEEEVLYTQRTGDVQEQVLHGFSSPGSKKGQNALPGRTKEQWKKTPISQEKESLLDLSSLRLPGQQQKTQEATSSKSPRSPITEKTHRLSLKSKPPGPPSLDTEIDGEVLLISPSSKSEQDIDTLVRGNNVSMKMIVPSCTVSDSNHSQHLEHTPPNSNCKITVHGPASSINLEAQGRKMTIVTDNSVVNKAVNASGQLPGSPNSEARNSCSLNDLTHSNLPAGTTHNVKSLKSGPIVDGKNETLEEDEVLGPPKNSPAAVSPPSTESQMHSCTMLEGLLFPAEYYVRTTRRMSDCQRKIALEAVIHSHLGIKKKGLKNKSKATKNVVLSGEETDQSESSVLDTGTEQSSSESPSQELISSAEVSSPTGPAEAVSQSRKATTQLPGRGHRGRRKSGRVSTPACQLLFPPCRTMGVNMSKGKFTKHKCPNGKVIIHDFELPDEEFGPLKLEKLKSYSEKLIESSDSKNYGERLPREGNCATLEELQIDSEMEDLEEKLMAPSGEAQHPGPTLKRQQRTKGISSSVVLFTPTDTAASNHSARSSAYPCSPAFPILGKTPAFASQATSENVAAEVGQTCSTSQPSHLGDTSSLANNKQCNSSVSSPKLDTNLHVSGRQGQPACDSDSGPQATPLPIESFTFRENQLCANTCLKLHEHSIEQTEISDLPAQDSLNPGSLQLVSKFKNPSSSCSVDVSAMWWERAAAKEPCIITACEDVVSLWKPLDTLQWKKVHTWHFTEVPVLQIVPVPDVYNLICVALGNLEIREIRALLCSSGDESEKQVLLKSGNIKAVLGLTKRRLVSSIGTFCNQQVQIMTFTEDGGSKDEQLLMPPDETILAFAEVQGMQDALLGTTTVNNIVIWNLKTGQLLKKVHIDSYQASVCHRAYSEMGLLFVVLSHPCAKESQAFGSPVFQLLVINPKTAQSVGILLCCLPPGQAGRFLEGDVTGHVAAAVLTSGTVAVWDLLLGHCTALLPPASGQRWSLVKWSGTDSHLLAGQKDGSVFIYRYF; this is encoded by the exons ATGGAAGAGCCTCCCGGGAAGCCCCTCAGCTGTGCGGAGAAGGAAAAG TTGAAGGAAAAGTTAGCATTTTTGAAAAAGGAATACAGCAAGACACTTGCTCGTCTTAAG CGTGCCAAAAGAGCTGAGAAGGTTAAGAACTCTGAGAAAGCAGTAGAAGATTGTGTGCCCCATCAGGAAACCTCCCCACAGCTAAGCCGCTCTG AACCTATAAACGAAGGCTTTCCTTGTGACACATTACAAATCAACCATCTTGATGAGGAAACTGGAGAAAACATCACTGTGATACTTGGTGTTGAACCTCAGTCCTTTAACCATAAAAATGGCCAAGAAGAAGAAGTGTTATACACGCAAAGAACAGGTGACGTCCAGGAACAGGTTTTGCATGGTTTCAGCAGCCCTGGTAGTAAGAAAGGGCAGAATGCACTGCCTGGGAGAACAAAGGAGCAGTGGAAGAAGACACCTATTTCACAGGAGAAAGAGTCTCTCCTTGACCTTAGTTCTCTCAGACTCCCTGGCCAGCAACAAAAGACACAGGAAGCAACCAGCAGCAAAAGTCCTAGGTCCCCAATAACTGAAAAGACGCATCGTTTAAGTCTGAAGTCTAAACCTCCTGGTCCTCCATCCCTTGATACAGAAATTGATGGAGAGGTTTTATTAATTTCACCATCTAGCAAATCAGAACAGGATATTGATACACTTGTAAGAGGAAATAATGTCTCCATGAAGATGATAGTTCCTTCATGTACTGTGTCAGACAGCAATCATAGTCAACACCTTGAACATACACCTCCTAACAGTAACTGCAAAATTACTGTTCACGGCCCAGCTTCATCCATAAACCTGGAGGCACAAGGCAGAAAAATGACTATAGTTACAGATAACTCAGTAGTAAATAAAGCTGTGAATGCCAGTGGTCAGCTGCCAGGAAGTCCTAATTCAGAGGCAAGGAATTCATGTTCTCTAAATGATCTCACTCACAGTAATTTACCAGCAGGTACTACCCACAACGTTAAGTCTTTAAAATCAGGTCCCATTGTTGATGGTAAAAATGAGACACTTGAGGAAGACGAAGTTCTAGGGCCACCTAAGAACAGCCCAgcagcagtttcccctccctccacagaAAGCCAAATGCATTCTTGTACAATGCTTGAAGGCCTTTTGTTTCCTGCAGAATATTATGTTAGAACTACCCGTCGGATGTCAGACTGTCAGAGAAAAATAGCTCTGGAAGCTGTAATTCACAGTCACTTGGGTATCAAGAAGAAGgggcttaaaaataaaagtaaagcaaCTAAGAACGTAGTCCTCTCCGGTGAAGAAACTGACCAAAGTGAAAGTAGTGTGTTGGACACAGGCACAGAACAGTCCAGCTCAGAAAGTCCCTCTCAGGAACTAATCTCGTCAGCTGAGGTCAGCTCTCCCACAGGACCTGCGGAGGCTGTCAGTCAGTCCAGGAAAGCCACTACACAGCTACCTGGtagaggacacagaggaaggcGAAAATCAGGCCGAGTCTCCACACCGGCCTGCCAGCTGCTTTTCCCTCCTTGCAGAACAATGGGTGTTAACATGTCCAAGGGCAAATTCACCAAGCATAAGTGTCCAAATGGAAAAGTGATTATTCATG ACTTCGAGTTACCTGATGAAGAATTTGGGCCTCTTAAGCTTGAAAAATTGAAGTCCTACTCAGAAAAACTGATTGAGTCGTCTGACTCAAAAAACTATGGAGAGAGGCTTCCTAGGGAAGGAAATTGTGCCACTCTGGAGGAACTGCAGATAGATTCAGAAATGGAGGACTTGGAGGAGAAACTCATGGCTCCATCAGGAGAAGCACAGCATCCAGGACCAACCCTGAAAAGGCAGCAAAGGACCAAGGGCATTTCTTCATCCGTAGTGCTTTTCACTCCTACAGATACAGCTGCATCTAACCACAGTGCCAGATCCTCTGCCTACCCATGTTCACCTGCTTTCCCCATCTTAGGCAAGACTCCAGCTTTTGCCTCCCAAGCAACCAGTGAGAATGTAGCTGCTGAAGTTGGACAGACTTGCTCTACATCCCAACCTTCTCACTTGGGAGACACAAGCAGTCTTGCCAATAACAAACAATGCAACAGTTCAGTCAGCTCACCAAAACTGGATACCAACCTGCATGTGTCAGGTAGGCAAGGACAACCTGCCTGTGACAGTGACTCTGGCCCCCAGGCAACACCTCTACCCATTGAGTCATTCACTTTCAGAGAAAATCAGCTCTGTGCAAATACATGCCTCAAGTTACATGAACATTCCATTGAACAG ACTGAAATCTCAGACCTCCCTGCTCAGGACAGCTTGAATCCAGGCAGCCTACAGTTGGtctcaaagttcaag AATCCTTCCAGTTCCTGTTCTGTGGATGTGAGTGCCATGTGGTGGGAAAGAGCTGCTGCTAAGGAGCCATGTATCATAACTGCTTGTGAAGATGTAGTTTCTCTTTGGAAACCCTTGGATACTTTGCAGTGGAAAAAAGTTCATACCTGGCATTTCACAGAG GTTCCAGTGTTACAAATAGTTCCAGTGCCTGATGTTTACAATCTTATATGTGTAGCTTTGGGAAATTTGGAAATCAGAGAAATCAG GGCGTTGCTGTGTTCCTCTGGTGATGAAAGTGAAAAGCAAGTACTACTGAAATCTGGAAATATAAAAGCTGTGCTTGGCCTGACAAAGAGAAGACTAGTTAGTAGCATTGGAACCTTTTGCAATCAACAAGTACAAATTATGACATTTACTGAAGATGGAGG TAGCAAAGATGAACAGCTTTTGATGCCCCCTGATGAGACTATCTTGGCTTTTGCTGAAGTCCAAGGGATGCAGGATGCTCTGCTTGGTACCACCACTGTGAACAACATTGTGATCTG gAATTTAAAAACTGGCCAACTCCTGAAAAAGGTGCACATTGACTCTTACCAAGCTTCGGTCTGTCACAGAGCCTATTCTGAGATG GGGCTCCTATTTGTTGTTCTGAGTCATCCTTGTGCCAAAGAGAGCCAGGCCTTTGGAAGCCCTGTGTTCCAGCTTCTGGTGATTAACCCTAAGACAGCTCAGAGTGTGGGTATTCTGCTGTGCTGTCTTCCTCCAGGGCAAGCTGGAAG